The following coding sequences lie in one Nitratireductor mangrovi genomic window:
- the aztD gene encoding zinc metallochaperone AztD, with amino-acid sequence MKKIFGMIASGLFAGVSVATAQADEMTAWRLFVSDHSEPKVTAVDAVKREVIDTFQVKAPAALYRSSSGAAVFAVQRDGNVVSTISTGIAFDDHGDHRDLDVEAPRLTGAEIAGGYPVHFVEHHGQFAVFFDKEGAARIFGERDALNGKATSREVSSGAPHHGVAVAFGGHDLVSVPDLQEPSNLPVGIGVLDRVGAELGTVAECPDLHGEAASGNILAFACSTGLLVVTYGKVAPEIRHLPYADGLPDGKATTLLGGRGLQYFLGNYGPDKVVLIDPTAEADAFRLVELATRRVHFAVDPVRARFAYVFTEDGQLHQLDVVRGEMLASLKLTDPYSMDGPWSDSRPRVAVAGDNIVVTDPLQSKLHLVDAASFTKAVEIAVEGRPFTIVAVGGSGQTHEGKETHAHHHGDGQIYKGYFEDSQISDRPLSDYAGDWQSVYPYLQDGTLDPVWMHKAENGETSAEHYKAYYEAGYRTDVERITIEDGTVTFYRAGKASAGRYAYDGYEILTYEKGNRGVRFIFRKTGGDSDAPQFIQFSDHKIAPEKADHYHLYWGDDRAELLKELSNWPTYYPASLSAGDIVAEMLAH; translated from the coding sequence ATGAAAAAAATCTTTGGCATGATCGCCTCCGGGTTATTCGCAGGTGTGAGCGTGGCGACCGCGCAAGCCGACGAAATGACGGCATGGCGCCTGTTCGTGTCGGATCATTCCGAGCCGAAGGTAACGGCGGTGGACGCCGTCAAACGCGAAGTGATCGACACTTTCCAGGTGAAGGCGCCAGCGGCACTCTACCGCAGCAGTAGCGGTGCCGCCGTCTTCGCCGTACAACGGGATGGCAACGTTGTTTCAACGATATCGACCGGCATTGCATTCGACGACCATGGCGATCATCGTGATCTGGACGTCGAAGCGCCGCGACTAACCGGTGCTGAGATTGCCGGCGGATATCCGGTCCACTTCGTCGAACACCACGGCCAGTTCGCCGTCTTCTTCGACAAGGAAGGTGCCGCCCGCATTTTCGGCGAACGGGACGCACTGAATGGCAAGGCGACAAGCCGCGAGGTGAGTTCCGGCGCTCCACATCACGGGGTCGCGGTCGCCTTTGGCGGTCACGATCTGGTGTCCGTTCCTGACTTACAAGAGCCCTCCAACCTGCCTGTTGGTATCGGCGTGCTGGATCGCGTGGGCGCGGAGTTAGGTACGGTCGCCGAGTGTCCCGACCTGCACGGTGAAGCGGCGTCGGGCAACATCCTTGCCTTCGCCTGCTCGACAGGACTTCTCGTCGTCACTTATGGCAAGGTTGCGCCTGAGATACGGCACCTGCCCTATGCAGATGGCCTTCCGGATGGAAAGGCGACGACGCTTCTGGGTGGTCGTGGCCTGCAGTACTTCCTCGGCAACTATGGACCGGACAAGGTCGTGCTGATCGACCCGACCGCCGAAGCCGATGCCTTCCGTCTGGTCGAACTGGCCACGCGCCGCGTCCACTTCGCCGTCGATCCGGTCCGGGCGAGGTTCGCCTATGTCTTCACCGAGGATGGACAGTTGCACCAGCTCGACGTGGTCCGTGGTGAAATGCTCGCCTCGCTCAAGCTGACCGACCCCTACTCGATGGATGGGCCTTGGTCCGATTCGCGCCCGCGCGTGGCTGTTGCAGGCGACAACATCGTTGTCACGGACCCGCTGCAATCGAAGCTCCATCTGGTCGATGCCGCCTCCTTCACGAAGGCCGTCGAGATCGCCGTCGAGGGCCGTCCCTTCACCATCGTGGCCGTCGGTGGTTCCGGCCAGACGCATGAGGGCAAGGAAACCCACGCTCATCACCACGGCGACGGCCAAATCTACAAGGGCTATTTCGAGGACAGCCAGATCAGCGACCGCCCGTTGTCGGACTATGCCGGCGACTGGCAGTCGGTCTACCCCTATCTTCAGGACGGCACGCTGGACCCTGTCTGGATGCACAAGGCGGAGAACGGCGAAACGAGCGCCGAACACTACAAAGCCTACTACGAGGCCGGGTACCGGACCGATGTCGAGCGCATCACGATCGAAGACGGCACGGTCACCTTCTACCGGGCGGGCAAGGCTTCGGCGGGCCGCTACGCATATGATGGCTATGAGATCCTGACCTACGAGAAGGGCAATCGCGGCGTCCGGTTCATCTTCAGGAAGACCGGGGGCGACAGCGATGCGCCGCAGTTCATCCAGTTCAGCGACCACAAGATCGCGCCGGAGAAGGCCGACCACTATCACCTCTATTGGGGCGACGACCGCGCCGAACTGCTGAAGGAACTGAGCAACTGGCCAACCTACTATCCGGCATCGCTGAGTGCCGGGGACATCGTCGCCGAGATGCTGGCGCACTGA
- the aztC gene encoding zinc ABC transporter substrate-binding protein AztC, with product MSKLAKLAAAASIMTLGHTAMASAENLNVVASFSIIADFARNVGGDKVDITTLVGPDGDAHVYEPRPADAAAVGAADVVLVNGLQFEGFLQRLVEASGTKAPVVELTKGGEVLKSTEEDHHDGEEARHDHEAEKHKHEEGEEHAHDKSGEHAHEKEEEHAHEGDHGHHHGEFDPHAWHSVHNAEVYVKNIADAFCAADAAGCDTYRANAEAYGAKLEALEKEIEAVVAAIPEDKRTIITSHDAFGYFEHEYGLKFLAPEGVSTESEASAADVAALIRQVREDEASAIFVENITNPRLIEQIASETGIRIGGTLYSDALSGEDGPAATYIDMMRHNVTTIKGAILGS from the coding sequence ATGTCCAAACTGGCAAAGCTTGCCGCGGCCGCAAGCATCATGACGCTGGGCCATACGGCGATGGCTTCGGCGGAAAACCTCAACGTCGTGGCCAGTTTCTCGATCATCGCCGACTTTGCCCGCAATGTCGGTGGCGACAAGGTCGATATCACCACACTGGTGGGGCCGGACGGCGATGCTCACGTCTACGAACCCAGGCCAGCCGATGCGGCGGCCGTCGGGGCTGCCGATGTTGTTCTCGTGAACGGGCTGCAATTCGAAGGATTTCTTCAGCGCCTTGTCGAGGCGAGCGGCACCAAGGCGCCCGTGGTCGAACTGACCAAGGGCGGCGAGGTCCTCAAGAGTACGGAAGAAGACCACCACGACGGGGAAGAGGCCAGGCACGACCATGAGGCGGAGAAGCACAAGCACGAAGAGGGGGAAGAACACGCTCACGACAAGAGCGGCGAACACGCCCACGAGAAAGAGGAGGAACATGCCCACGAAGGAGATCATGGTCACCATCATGGCGAATTTGATCCCCATGCTTGGCATTCCGTCCACAACGCCGAGGTCTACGTGAAGAACATCGCCGACGCGTTCTGCGCAGCCGATGCGGCCGGCTGCGACACCTACAGGGCCAACGCCGAAGCCTATGGTGCAAAGCTCGAGGCGCTCGAGAAAGAGATCGAGGCCGTGGTGGCAGCGATCCCGGAGGACAAGCGCACGATCATCACCTCGCATGATGCCTTCGGATACTTCGAGCACGAATACGGGCTGAAGTTTCTGGCACCCGAGGGTGTCTCCACCGAGTCCGAAGCCTCGGCAGCAGATGTCGCAGCGCTGATCCGGCAGGTCAGGGAAGACGAGGCGTCGGCGATCTTTGTCGAAAACATCACCAACCCGCGCCTGATCGAGCAGATTGCGTCCGAGACCGGTATCAGGATCGGTGGCACGCTCTATTCCGATGCTCTGTCAGGGGAAGATGGTCCTGCCGCGACCTATATCGACATGATGCGGCACAACGTCACCACGATCAAAGGCGCTATCCTGGGCAGCTGA
- the aztB gene encoding zinc ABC transporter permease AztB, which produces MSGLYDLLLGPFIEFAFMQRALLGAVLLSISACPVGVFLMLRRMSLTGDAMAHAILPGAAAGFLLFGLEIVPMTLGGLVAGVVVAIAAGSVSRLTVQKEDASMAAFYLISLALGVLIVSMRGSNVDLMHVLFGTVLALNNEALTLIGGITVLTLASLAVFWRGLVAECLDPLFLRSVSRLGPPVHFVFLGLVVLNLVGGFQALGTLLAVGLMMLPATAARFWTVRLEWMCVLAVAIGIASCVSGLLLSYHASLPSGPAIILSAGMIYVVSIVAGTRGVLATRIQHHSHRTA; this is translated from the coding sequence ATGAGTGGATTGTACGACTTGCTGCTCGGGCCGTTCATCGAGTTCGCGTTCATGCAACGGGCTCTGCTGGGGGCGGTGCTTCTTTCGATCAGCGCTTGCCCGGTCGGCGTTTTTCTGATGCTGCGCCGCATGAGCCTGACGGGTGACGCGATGGCTCACGCCATCCTGCCCGGCGCGGCAGCCGGCTTTCTGCTGTTTGGGCTCGAGATCGTTCCGATGACGCTTGGCGGCCTGGTCGCCGGCGTGGTCGTGGCGATTGCGGCCGGCTCTGTGTCGCGTCTGACCGTCCAGAAGGAAGATGCCTCGATGGCGGCCTTCTACCTGATCTCACTCGCGCTGGGCGTGCTGATCGTGTCCATGCGCGGATCGAACGTCGATCTCATGCATGTCCTCTTCGGCACCGTCCTCGCCCTCAACAACGAGGCGCTGACGCTGATCGGCGGGATAACGGTACTCACCCTGGCATCACTGGCTGTCTTTTGGCGCGGCCTTGTCGCCGAATGCCTCGATCCGCTGTTCCTGCGTTCCGTGTCGCGATTGGGGCCGCCCGTCCACTTCGTCTTCCTCGGACTGGTCGTGCTCAACCTGGTAGGTGGTTTCCAGGCGCTTGGAACGCTGTTGGCCGTCGGTCTGATGATGCTGCCCGCGACTGCCGCCCGGTTCTGGACCGTTCGGTTGGAATGGATGTGCGTGCTTGCGGTCGCAATCGGCATTGCGTCCTGCGTCTCCGGACTTCTTCTTTCCTACCATGCATCTCTGCCCTCGGGTCCTGCCATCATCCTGTCGGCGGGCATGATCTATGTCGTCTCCATCGTTGCCGGCACGCGCGGCGTCCTCGCGACGCGGATCCAGCATCACTCTCATCGTACAGCCTGA
- the aztA gene encoding zinc ABC transporter ATP-binding protein AztA produces the protein MSACVTFKDLTLGYNSHPAVHHLNGVVRKGSLTAVVGANGSGKSTLMKGIVGVLKPMAGSCKVTPGLSLAYLPQQSELDRTFPARVVDLVSLGLWPRRGLLGRYGPEDREAVAKALSAVGLEGFESRPIDTLSGGQLQRALFARVLVQDADLILLDEPFNAIDMKTVADLVALIKRWHGEERTVMVVVHDLDVVRHHFPEALLLARSPIAWGEARRTLSPENLLRARQFHEAWDEDAPWCAPGDVSGHDHHDHAHSHGDHQRGTA, from the coding sequence ATGTCGGCCTGCGTGACCTTCAAAGACCTGACGCTCGGCTACAACAGCCATCCGGCTGTTCACCACTTGAATGGCGTTGTCCGCAAGGGGTCTCTCACCGCTGTCGTCGGGGCGAACGGATCGGGCAAGTCGACCCTCATGAAGGGCATCGTCGGTGTACTCAAGCCTATGGCAGGCAGCTGCAAGGTCACGCCCGGCCTGAGCCTCGCTTATCTGCCTCAGCAGTCGGAGCTCGACCGCACTTTTCCCGCGCGCGTCGTTGATCTCGTTTCGCTCGGCCTGTGGCCACGCCGTGGGCTGCTGGGGCGCTACGGGCCTGAGGATCGGGAGGCGGTGGCCAAGGCGCTTTCGGCCGTCGGCCTGGAAGGTTTCGAGAGCCGGCCCATCGACACGCTTTCAGGAGGCCAACTCCAACGCGCGCTCTTCGCGCGCGTGCTTGTCCAGGATGCGGATCTGATCTTGCTGGACGAACCCTTCAACGCCATCGACATGAAAACGGTCGCCGACCTTGTCGCGCTCATCAAGCGCTGGCACGGCGAGGAGCGGACCGTGATGGTGGTCGTTCACGACCTTGATGTGGTCCGACACCATTTCCCGGAGGCGCTGCTGCTTGCCCGCAGCCCGATTGCATGGGGCGAAGCCCGCAGGACGCTGTCGCCGGAGAACCTGCTGCGCGCCCGTCAGTTCCACGAGGCCTGGGACGAGGATGCTCCGTGGTGTGCGCCCGGCGATGTGAGCGGCCATGATCATCATGATCACGCTCATTCGCATGGCGATCATCAGCGAGGGACAGCCTGA
- a CDS encoding Fur family transcriptional regulator, with translation MNAVEDEAAAGPGRGRHGRNQRLVLDALRQTDKPVGAYDLLRQLRGEGFCSPVQVYRALDQLIAEGIVHKIESVSAYALCTHTDCRRRGHAVFAVCARCGQATETHDSSLARLLAEIARKQGFRIEGATVELSGLCETCSDA, from the coding sequence ATGAACGCAGTTGAAGACGAGGCTGCTGCCGGGCCTGGCCGCGGCAGGCACGGACGCAACCAGCGGCTGGTATTGGACGCCTTGAGACAAACGGACAAACCGGTGGGCGCCTACGACCTCCTGCGGCAACTTCGCGGCGAGGGCTTCTGCTCGCCTGTACAGGTCTATCGAGCACTCGACCAGCTGATTGCCGAAGGCATCGTCCACAAGATCGAGAGCGTCAGCGCATATGCGCTTTGTACCCACACTGACTGCCGAAGGCGGGGTCATGCGGTCTTTGCCGTCTGCGCCCGATGCGGCCAGGCGACCGAGACTCACGATTCGTCCCTTGCCCGGCTGCTGGCGGAGATAGCGCGCAAGCAGGGTTTCCGGATCGAGGGGGCAACGGTGGAACTGTCGGGGCTGTGTGAAACCTGCTCAGATGCCTAA
- a CDS encoding dihydroxyacetone kinase subunit DhaK, translating to MAQFYNTKDTLVVDAVDGVLRGSGGRLARLDGYPHIKVVFRTDWDRSKVAIVSGGGSGHEPAHAGFVGQGMLTAAVCGDIFASPSVDAVLAAILTVTGKAGCLLIVKNYTGDRLNFGLAAERARAFGLNVNMVIVDDDIALPDLPQARGVAGTLFVHKVAGALADAGQDLDSVTSAAQKVIDSVISIGMSLDTCTIPGSPKDDRIRPGHAELGLGIHGEAGAEQVIYKDAKHAMATVVGRLERSLKPGPHVALLNNLGSTTHLEMSILAEQLARSAIGEQIKWIVGPAAMMTSLDMHGFSLSLVPATKELESALLAPVAPAAWPPLEAFGKVEKHPLPDGLTPIQPMPSAFPARRDLIRRCCEIMIRAEAALNALDSKAGDGDTGTTLATAARALMNALDRLPLADLTQLYRAVGMELSQTMGGSSGVLLAIFFTAAGDASASGKDWIASLSAGLNRIRQVGGAEPGDRTMIDALVPALEALPRGIDAAARAARGGADFTGTIRRAKAGRASYISEERLRDVNDPGAEAVARLFESLSVGGGIGQAAE from the coding sequence ATGGCACAGTTTTACAATACGAAAGACACCCTCGTTGTCGACGCGGTTGACGGGGTGCTGCGTGGTTCCGGAGGACGGCTCGCCCGACTCGACGGCTACCCGCATATCAAGGTCGTCTTTCGCACCGACTGGGACAGGTCCAAGGTCGCGATCGTGTCGGGCGGCGGATCGGGCCACGAGCCAGCTCATGCCGGTTTCGTAGGCCAGGGAATGCTCACGGCCGCTGTCTGCGGCGATATCTTCGCCTCGCCTTCCGTCGATGCGGTTCTGGCCGCAATCCTTACCGTCACGGGCAAGGCCGGCTGCCTGCTCATCGTGAAAAACTACACGGGCGACAGGCTCAATTTCGGCCTTGCGGCCGAGCGCGCGCGCGCCTTCGGCCTCAACGTGAACATGGTCATAGTGGACGACGACATCGCTCTGCCGGACCTGCCGCAAGCGCGTGGGGTAGCCGGAACGCTGTTCGTACACAAGGTGGCTGGGGCGCTGGCCGACGCCGGTCAGGACCTCGACTCGGTCACGTCTGCTGCCCAAAAGGTTATCGACAGCGTCATATCGATAGGCATGTCGCTCGATACCTGCACCATTCCCGGCTCGCCGAAGGATGACCGCATCCGGCCGGGCCACGCCGAACTCGGCCTTGGCATCCATGGGGAAGCCGGTGCCGAGCAGGTGATCTACAAGGATGCCAAGCATGCCATGGCGACCGTGGTGGGGCGCCTTGAACGGTCGCTCAAACCAGGGCCGCATGTTGCGTTGCTGAACAATCTGGGGAGCACCACTCATCTGGAAATGTCGATTCTTGCCGAGCAACTGGCGCGTTCGGCGATCGGGGAGCAGATCAAGTGGATCGTCGGCCCGGCAGCGATGATGACCTCACTCGACATGCACGGTTTTTCCCTGTCGCTGGTGCCAGCAACCAAGGAACTCGAAAGTGCCTTGCTGGCGCCCGTCGCTCCAGCAGCCTGGCCGCCGCTCGAAGCATTTGGCAAGGTCGAGAAACATCCGCTGCCCGACGGTTTGACGCCGATTCAGCCGATGCCATCGGCATTCCCGGCAAGGCGCGATCTGATCCGCAGATGCTGCGAAATCATGATCCGCGCCGAAGCCGCACTGAACGCGCTGGATTCGAAGGCAGGTGACGGCGACACCGGAACCACCCTGGCAACCGCTGCACGTGCCCTGATGAACGCACTCGATCGCCTTCCTTTGGCCGATCTGACGCAGCTCTACCGTGCGGTGGGGATGGAACTCAGCCAGACCATGGGTGGCTCGTCCGGTGTTCTGCTGGCAATCTTCTTCACCGCCGCCGGAGATGCTTCGGCCAGCGGCAAGGACTGGATCGCATCACTGTCTGCCGGACTGAACCGCATTCGTCAGGTGGGAGGTGCAGAACCGGGCGACCGCACGATGATTGATGCGCTGGTTCCCGCCCTCGAAGCGCTGCCGCGGGGGATCGACGCTGCGGCCAGGGCCGCGCGCGGGGGCGCAGACTTCACGGGCACGATTCGGCGCGCCAAGGCCGGACGCGCCAGCTACATTTCCGAGGAACGGTTGCGCGATGTCAACGACCCGGGTGCGGAGGCGGTGGCGCGGCTGTTCGAAAGCCTGTCCGTCGGCGGTGGCATCGGACAGGCTGCGGAATAG
- a CDS encoding ABC transporter ATP-binding protein → MAEVVLEGVSKSFGDIDAVSNVTMTVPDGAFVVLLGPTGVGKTTTLRLISGLETPDAGDIRIGGRSVIADTPAQRNIAMVFQQYSLYPHLTVRQNLEFPLRSPILNTPQTQIERRVAEVADVLQIAHKLDNKATALSGGEMQRVSIGRALVRRPQVFLMDEPLSSLDAKLRADLRIELKRIQSDLGSTLVYVTHDQVEAMTMATHVGVLDRGQLVQFGTPREIYENPASLYVATRLGQPRINTLPAGVFGGAPDRAATIALRPEHIREGDGKPASVTRVEHLGDQTRLHLLIENHALVTLVDAHTTLRPGDTISLRPERPLYFDDRGARVI, encoded by the coding sequence ATGGCTGAAGTTGTGCTCGAGGGCGTCTCCAAGTCGTTTGGAGACATCGATGCCGTCAGCAACGTGACGATGACAGTGCCCGACGGGGCATTCGTCGTGCTGCTTGGCCCCACCGGCGTTGGCAAGACGACCACGCTCAGGCTCATTTCCGGACTGGAGACGCCGGATGCGGGAGATATCCGGATCGGCGGCCGGAGCGTAATTGCCGACACGCCCGCCCAGCGCAACATCGCGATGGTGTTCCAGCAATACTCGCTCTATCCCCACCTGACAGTTCGCCAGAACCTCGAATTTCCGCTTCGCTCGCCGATCCTCAACACGCCGCAGACGCAGATTGAACGCCGCGTGGCCGAGGTGGCCGACGTGTTGCAGATCGCGCACAAGCTCGACAACAAGGCAACGGCGCTTTCCGGCGGCGAAATGCAGCGGGTGTCCATCGGCCGGGCGCTGGTCCGCAGACCTCAGGTCTTCCTGATGGATGAGCCGCTGAGTTCGCTTGACGCCAAGCTGCGCGCCGATCTGCGGATTGAATTGAAACGCATCCAGTCCGATCTGGGTTCGACCCTTGTCTACGTTACGCACGATCAGGTCGAGGCAATGACCATGGCCACTCATGTCGGCGTGCTTGACCGGGGTCAGCTTGTCCAGTTCGGAACACCGCGCGAAATCTACGAAAATCCGGCCAGCCTCTACGTGGCAACGAGGCTCGGCCAGCCACGTATCAATACCTTGCCAGCGGGGGTCTTCGGCGGCGCACCCGATAGGGCAGCGACCATTGCCTTGCGGCCCGAACACATCCGCGAGGGTGACGGCAAGCCGGCAAGTGTCACCCGGGTCGAGCATCTCGGGGATCAGACCCGGCTACACTTGCTCATAGAGAACCACGCGCTGGTCACGCTCGTCGACGCGCACACCACGTTGCGGCCCGGCGACACGATTTCGCTGCGGCCCGAGAGGCCGCTCTATTTCGACGACCGTGGCGCCCGTGTCATTTGA
- a CDS encoding ABC transporter ATP-binding protein: MAEIVIRNLRKEFGEFVAVEGSDFTIRDGEFFMLLGPSGCGKTTTLRMIAGLELPTSGQILLDGQDVAQMPASARDIAFVFQMFALYPHMNVRRNISYPLISQGMRRSDVRQRVGEVSRILGIEDILDRPVGALSSGDRQRVALGRAIVREPKAFLMDEPLGALDAEFREHMAEELRALHDRMGATTVYVTHDQLEAMQMGDKIAVMNHGVVEQWGTPQEIYDDPATMFVADFIGSPPMNFLHFDGPLEPHANSVALAEAAVAIPRLEQQTQARKFALGVRPEHIRLEDDSSYRGQVIATEYLGTTQIVTLDTPNGDVKARVPSDQPARIGDMTGLAFNTKTLSLFDAETGSSLILDRPHLRTVGAREIAHG, from the coding sequence ATGGCCGAGATCGTCATCCGCAATCTGCGAAAGGAGTTCGGTGAGTTCGTTGCCGTGGAGGGATCGGACTTTACCATCCGAGACGGTGAGTTCTTCATGCTGCTCGGACCTTCGGGCTGCGGCAAGACGACAACGCTGCGCATGATCGCCGGGCTGGAATTGCCGACATCCGGCCAGATACTTCTTGACGGGCAGGATGTGGCGCAGATGCCGGCCAGTGCGCGTGACATCGCGTTCGTGTTCCAGATGTTTGCGCTCTACCCGCACATGAACGTTCGACGGAACATATCCTATCCGCTGATCAGTCAGGGCATGCGCCGATCGGATGTCCGGCAGCGGGTTGGCGAGGTTTCGCGCATCCTTGGCATCGAAGACATTCTCGATCGGCCGGTTGGCGCCCTGTCGTCAGGCGATCGGCAACGTGTCGCGCTCGGCAGGGCCATCGTGCGCGAGCCGAAGGCCTTTCTCATGGACGAGCCGCTTGGTGCGCTCGATGCCGAGTTCCGTGAGCACATGGCGGAGGAATTGCGGGCGCTGCACGACCGCATGGGCGCGACAACCGTCTATGTGACTCATGACCAGCTCGAAGCCATGCAGATGGGCGACAAGATCGCGGTCATGAACCACGGCGTCGTGGAGCAATGGGGAACGCCGCAGGAAATCTATGACGATCCCGCGACCATGTTCGTCGCCGATTTCATCGGCTCGCCGCCGATGAACTTCCTGCATTTTGATGGGCCTTTGGAGCCTCACGCGAACAGCGTGGCGCTTGCGGAAGCCGCGGTCGCAATTCCCAGACTGGAGCAGCAGACCCAGGCTCGGAAATTCGCACTGGGTGTCAGGCCAGAACATATCAGGCTGGAGGACGATTCATCCTATCGCGGACAGGTTATCGCGACCGAATATCTCGGCACGACACAGATCGTCACGCTCGATACGCCAAATGGCGACGTCAAGGCGCGTGTCCCCTCCGATCAGCCGGCGCGTATCGGCGACATGACCGGGCTCGCCTTCAACACCAAAACGCTATCATTGTTCGATGCCGAGACCGGCTCGAGCCTGATCCTGGACCGGCCGCATCTCAGAACGGTCGGAGCAAGGGAGATTGCTCATGGCTGA
- a CDS encoding carbohydrate ABC transporter permease — MSSYSITEPSPRQKWVAGTMVVLYAVVTLLPLVWIVATGFKSPSDAIAYPPKVIFEPTLEGYVNLFTTRTRMNPEALEAHGPPQTWYDAIVRQYDMVISGPSRFGDRFLNSVIIGFGSTFLSVFLGTLAAYAFSRFKVPLKDDLLFFILSTRMMPPIAVAIPIFLMFRTLGLSDTHLGMILLYTAVNISLAVWLLKGFIDEIPREYEEAALIDGYTRFQAFYKVVLPQAATGIASTAIFCLIFSWNEYAFAVLLTSGTAQTAPPFIPTIIGIGKDWPAVAAGATLFLLPVMIFTILLRKHLLRGITFGAVRK, encoded by the coding sequence ATGAGCAGCTATTCGATCACCGAGCCTTCTCCGAGGCAGAAATGGGTGGCCGGGACGATGGTCGTCCTTTATGCGGTCGTTACGCTTCTGCCACTGGTGTGGATCGTCGCTACCGGCTTCAAGTCGCCTTCGGACGCCATCGCCTACCCGCCAAAGGTGATCTTCGAACCGACCCTAGAAGGCTATGTGAACCTTTTCACGACGCGCACGCGAATGAACCCGGAGGCGCTTGAGGCACATGGCCCACCGCAGACCTGGTACGATGCCATCGTGCGCCAGTACGACATGGTTATCTCGGGCCCGTCGCGGTTCGGCGATAGGTTCCTGAACTCGGTGATCATAGGCTTTGGGTCTACGTTTCTGAGCGTCTTTCTCGGCACGCTCGCTGCCTACGCATTCAGCCGGTTCAAGGTGCCGCTGAAGGATGATCTTCTCTTTTTCATCCTTTCGACGCGGATGATGCCGCCAATCGCCGTGGCAATCCCGATCTTCCTCATGTTCCGCACGCTTGGCCTCTCTGACACGCATCTGGGGATGATCCTGCTCTATACGGCGGTGAACATCTCGCTCGCGGTCTGGCTACTGAAGGGGTTCATTGACGAGATCCCGCGGGAATACGAGGAGGCGGCGCTGATCGACGGCTACACGCGCTTCCAGGCCTTCTACAAGGTGGTCCTGCCGCAGGCTGCGACCGGCATCGCGAGCACGGCGATCTTCTGCCTGATCTTTTCCTGGAACGAATACGCTTTTGCCGTTCTGCTGACGTCGGGGACAGCGCAAACCGCGCCGCCGTTCATCCCGACCATCATCGGCATCGGCAAGGATTGGCCGGCCGTCGCGGCTGGAGCCACACTGTTTCTCCTCCCGGTGATGATCTTCACCATTCTGCTTCGCAAACATCTGCTGCGTGGCATCACTTTTGGGGCGGTGCGCAAATGA
- a CDS encoding carbohydrate ABC transporter permease has product MSESAMDRIAQATPSGIARRMRGLSDRAIAWIFVAPTIFLLLAINIFPLAWTIRLSLTNYRANRAGAELEWVGLRNYTRILTDRDIWLTMQATAHFLIWTLVLQVVLGFALAYLINKKFRGNDLWTTIIVLPMMLSPAVVGNFWTFLYQPQIGLFNYAVSFFTGIDPSSFSMIGSVDLAPWAIVIVDTWMWTPFVMLICLAGLRSIPGYIYEAAAIDRASPWRQFWTITVPMVLPFLMLAVLFRGIENFKMFDLVVQLTGGGPGSVTELTSINLKREAFEKWRTGYASAYAIILFVTVFGLASIYVKALNKVKER; this is encoded by the coding sequence ATGTCTGAATCAGCGATGGACCGGATTGCGCAGGCAACGCCGTCAGGTATCGCGCGAAGAATGCGCGGACTGAGCGATCGCGCAATCGCCTGGATATTCGTTGCGCCTACCATCTTCCTGCTTCTGGCGATCAACATCTTCCCGCTCGCTTGGACGATCAGACTCAGCCTGACGAACTACCGGGCGAACCGGGCCGGCGCCGAGTTGGAGTGGGTCGGGCTCCGCAACTACACGCGCATTCTCACCGATCGCGACATCTGGCTGACCATGCAGGCGACCGCGCACTTCCTGATCTGGACATTGGTCCTGCAGGTCGTCTTGGGCTTTGCGCTTGCCTATCTGATCAACAAGAAGTTCCGCGGCAATGATCTCTGGACCACGATCATCGTCCTGCCGATGATGCTGTCGCCGGCGGTAGTGGGCAATTTCTGGACCTTTCTCTACCAACCGCAGATCGGGCTGTTCAACTACGCGGTGTCGTTCTTCACGGGCATCGACCCGTCATCTTTTTCCATGATCGGATCGGTTGATCTCGCCCCTTGGGCCATCGTCATCGTCGACACATGGATGTGGACGCCGTTCGTCATGCTGATCTGCCTGGCCGGCCTTCGCTCGATCCCAGGATACATCTATGAAGCGGCGGCGATCGACCGCGCTTCGCCCTGGCGGCAATTCTGGACGATCACCGTCCCGATGGTGCTGCCCTTCCTGATGCTGGCGGTACTGTTCCGCGGCATCGAGAACTTCAAGATGTTCGACCTCGTCGTGCAACTCACTGGCGGTGGGCCTGGCTCGGTGACGGAACTCACGTCCATCAATCTCAAGCGCGAAGCATTTGAGAAATGGCGTACCGGCTATGCCTCTGCTTACGCGATCATTCTATTTGTCACCGTCTTCGGCCTGGCGTCGATCTACGTGAAGGCGCTCAACAAGGTGAAGGAACGATGA